A single window of Leptospira semungkisensis DNA harbors:
- a CDS encoding glucose 1-dehydrogenase, with the protein MFQGKTAVITGSARGIGKAIARSLSKRGCKVVLSDLNEANCEATAKELAQDGGANLLWKVCDVTSKAQNKELADFALEKTGSLDIWINNAGVVEDDLFLRMSEEKWDKVHSVNLKAAFFGTQAAAKLMLKNRKGRIINIGSVSGFYGNGGQANYSSAKAGLMALTKSAAREFASRNITVNCVASGFIANDFVTNVPEEIVKSILESIPLKIDRNPEDSVASAVAFLASDEADWITGATLRVDGGMMIGF; encoded by the coding sequence ATGTTTCAAGGAAAGACAGCCGTGATCACAGGCTCGGCAAGGGGTATAGGAAAAGCCATCGCAAGATCGTTATCAAAAAGAGGATGCAAAGTCGTTCTCTCTGATCTAAACGAAGCGAATTGCGAGGCGACTGCAAAGGAGCTGGCTCAAGATGGTGGCGCGAATCTTCTTTGGAAGGTTTGCGATGTAACCTCGAAGGCCCAGAACAAGGAACTCGCGGACTTCGCCTTAGAGAAAACCGGATCCTTGGATATCTGGATTAATAATGCAGGCGTAGTTGAAGACGATCTTTTCCTAAGAATGAGTGAAGAGAAATGGGACAAGGTTCACTCCGTCAACTTAAAGGCTGCATTCTTCGGAACCCAAGCTGCGGCTAAGTTGATGTTAAAGAATAGGAAGGGAAGGATTATCAATATAGGTTCTGTATCCGGCTTCTATGGAAATGGTGGTCAGGCAAACTACTCCTCCGCGAAGGCAGGATTGATGGCTCTCACCAAATCGGCAGCAAGAGAATTTGCATCCAGAAACATTACTGTGAACTGCGTTGCTTCTGGATTCATTGCAAACGATTTCGTAACCAATGTTCCAGAAGAAATCGTAAAGTCCATTCTGGAGTCCATTCCTCTTAAGATCGATCGAAATCCAGAAGACTCTGTAGCTTCTGCGGTAGCTTTTCTTGCTTCGGATGAGGCGGACTGGATTACCGGTGCTACATTAAGAGTGGATGGAGGAATGATGATCGGATTCTAA
- a CDS encoding RNA polymerase sigma factor has product MQGLSQQEFSTLYESCRNTVYHFLLKLSGNPEIAEDLTQETFLKAFEVMDRFDPNRGSFSSWSCTIGKNLYFKHFNRTKKESGNVSINIENFPELSDGNHDDPLDLEKNSISSALREGVSSLPEPEKSIIILKEIQKKTLRETAEALGISERTVSRRLLSAFRILRTYLESEGIGL; this is encoded by the coding sequence ATGCAAGGTCTTTCGCAACAGGAATTTTCCACACTCTATGAGTCTTGTCGGAATACCGTATATCACTTCCTCTTAAAACTCTCCGGAAATCCCGAAATTGCCGAGGATCTAACTCAGGAAACCTTCTTAAAGGCATTTGAAGTTATGGACAGGTTCGATCCGAACCGAGGAAGTTTCTCTTCTTGGTCCTGTACAATCGGTAAAAATCTTTACTTTAAACATTTTAATCGTACAAAGAAAGAATCCGGAAATGTTTCGATCAATATCGAGAATTTTCCGGAATTATCCGACGGGAACCATGACGATCCCCTGGATTTAGAAAAAAATTCTATCAGTTCGGCATTAAGAGAGGGAGTTTCAAGTCTACCTGAGCCGGAAAAAAGCATAATAATATTGAAAGAGATCCAAAAGAAGACCTTAAGAGAGACGGCCGAGGCGCTTGGCATTTCGGAAAGGACAGTAAGCCGTCGCTTATTAAGTGCGTTTAGGATACTGCGCACTTATCTTGAGTCGGAAGGGATTGGACTGTAA
- a CDS encoding helix-turn-helix domain-containing protein, protein MEKGPEEEIYKKIGQVLRYHRKQSGLSLQQLAAKLEKEFKVPFNPNLLGKVERAESRLLAGDLILICEFYRIDIKQFFLKDTKKPVQENMFEDLIESSSMQRIVVYLYPYKDLPQFMSLVEEFLRALTLPILNTIKGSDGKSLKVASPKKKSKKP, encoded by the coding sequence ATGGAAAAAGGACCCGAGGAAGAAATATATAAAAAGATAGGCCAGGTGCTTCGTTATCATCGAAAGCAAAGCGGCCTCTCTCTACAGCAACTCGCGGCTAAACTCGAGAAAGAATTTAAGGTCCCTTTTAATCCTAATCTTTTGGGAAAAGTAGAGAGAGCAGAGTCTAGATTATTGGCGGGAGATCTGATCCTAATCTGCGAATTCTATCGAATCGATATAAAGCAATTCTTTCTAAAAGATACGAAGAAGCCAGTGCAGGAAAATATGTTTGAAGACCTAATCGAATCTTCTAGCATGCAAAGGATCGTCGTCTATTTGTATCCATATAAAGATTTGCCTCAATTCATGAGTTTGGTCGAAGAATTTTTGAGAGCGCTGACTTTGCCGATTTTGAATACGATCAAAGGTTCAGATGGCAAGAGCTTAAAGGTTGCTTCACCAAAGAAAAAGTCAAAGAAGCCTTAA
- a CDS encoding TIGR02206 family membrane protein has protein sequence MRFEHWSPLHFVILFLTFFLSAALPFYARRSASLKTRNYIGFSLGAVLILNYIVYIIYRANSGFWHWRYDLPMEFCNWSAIVTSLALFSRNRTLAELSYFWVMAGSFQGVLTPDLSVGFPHIYFFIFFIAHSGLVISALYAVFGLGLIPRKGAILRSVLYSQIYVLAAMSVDFLLDANYGYMRYKPTSGSALDFLGPWPIYILWMEAIGIVLFTLLYLPFWRRNREN, from the coding sequence ATGAGATTCGAGCATTGGAGCCCTCTCCATTTTGTTATTCTATTTCTCACATTCTTTCTAAGTGCAGCCCTTCCTTTTTATGCTCGAAGATCCGCTTCTTTAAAGACTAGAAATTATATCGGATTTTCTTTAGGCGCAGTACTCATCCTAAACTATATCGTGTATATTATATACAGGGCCAATTCAGGATTCTGGCATTGGCGCTACGATCTGCCCATGGAATTTTGCAATTGGTCTGCAATCGTAACTTCTCTTGCATTATTTTCTAGAAACAGGACTCTCGCTGAGCTATCTTATTTCTGGGTTATGGCAGGATCTTTCCAAGGAGTCTTGACTCCGGATCTTTCGGTCGGATTTCCTCATATTTATTTTTTTATCTTCTTTATCGCGCATTCCGGACTCGTGATCTCTGCATTATATGCGGTGTTTGGTCTAGGTTTGATTCCACGAAAAGGTGCGATCCTGCGATCCGTCTTGTACAGTCAGATCTACGTGCTTGCTGCCATGAGCGTGGACTTTCTATTGGATGCGAATTACGGCTATATGCGATATAAGCCGACTTCCGGTTCAGCCTTAGATTTTTTAGGACCCTGGCCCATTTATATTCTTTGGATGGAAGCGATCGGGATCGTTTTGTTTACTCTGCTCTACCTTCCTTTCTGGAGAAGGAATCGAGAGAATTAA
- a CDS encoding DNA-3-methyladenine glycosylase I, which yields MQARNKYCVYIESLGPKDSSENKIYHDNEYGFPLNSDDELFGRLILEINQAGLSWTTILKKKDSFRKAYRNFSISKVAKFKEKDFERLMNDAGIIRNKLKINAAIHNANVILSIQKEFGSFQKWIDSHHPKTKDEWVKIFKKTFVFVGGEIVNEFLMSTGYLKGSHDPLCPIHKKVLKAKPAWDRK from the coding sequence ATGCAAGCCAGAAATAAATACTGCGTTTATATTGAATCGCTCGGCCCCAAAGATTCTTCCGAAAACAAAATCTATCATGACAACGAGTATGGTTTTCCTCTTAACTCAGATGATGAGTTATTCGGCAGACTGATCCTAGAAATTAATCAAGCAGGACTTTCCTGGACAACGATCTTAAAGAAGAAGGATTCTTTCCGTAAAGCTTACAGAAACTTCTCGATATCCAAGGTGGCAAAGTTTAAGGAAAAAGATTTCGAAAGGCTGATGAATGATGCGGGAATCATTCGAAACAAGCTCAAGATCAATGCAGCCATTCATAACGCAAACGTAATACTATCTATCCAAAAAGAATTCGGCAGCTTTCAGAAATGGATCGATTCACATCATCCTAAGACTAAGGACGAATGGGTAAAGATCTTCAAAAAGACTTTTGTATTCGTAGGAGGAGAGATCGTGAACGAATTCCTGATGAGCACCGGCTATCTAAAAGGATCTCACGACCCCTTATGCCCGATCCATAAAAAGGTTCTAAAAGCAAAGCCTGCATGGGATCGAAAATAA
- a CDS encoding acyl-CoA thioesterase — MEQTQKTISSLSLPVRRADLDVNGHVNNGTYQSYLEEARLKAFAELKAQNESQILELDRLSIRRCELEYKGELKYPEEARITTEILSSNPESTEIVQEMFRASDSALVTKASFTLGFPGEEKEVFFNEENYPYSFYHQIGVGWAELNPEGVVDLDVIQYYLDDARIRSSYQSGLDIDDLRERGIGPVIYKLELNYFDTMTFPNDYVIVTSYLRTDKNRLAFTHDVFSKSTKKLILSCLAHGLFMDLKRKRPYQFTEAEMEKVFRTKTTPIF, encoded by the coding sequence ATGGAACAAACCCAAAAGACAATAAGCTCCCTTTCCCTACCAGTCCGCAGGGCGGATTTGGATGTGAACGGCCATGTGAATAATGGAACCTACCAAAGTTATCTTGAAGAAGCCCGTCTCAAGGCTTTCGCAGAATTAAAGGCCCAAAACGAGTCTCAAATCCTCGAGTTGGATCGCCTTTCTATCCGTCGTTGCGAATTGGAATATAAGGGAGAGTTGAAATATCCCGAAGAGGCTCGGATCACCACCGAGATCTTAAGTTCCAATCCGGAATCCACGGAGATTGTCCAAGAAATGTTTCGTGCCTCTGATTCGGCTCTTGTTACCAAGGCCAGTTTCACCCTGGGCTTTCCAGGAGAAGAAAAGGAAGTCTTCTTTAATGAAGAAAATTATCCGTACTCCTTTTATCATCAGATCGGAGTCGGTTGGGCAGAATTAAATCCGGAAGGGGTTGTAGATCTCGATGTCATCCAATACTATTTGGACGACGCAAGGATCCGTTCTTCTTATCAATCAGGTTTGGACATTGACGACCTGAGAGAAAGAGGAATAGGACCGGTAATTTATAAGTTAGAATTGAATTACTTCGATACTATGACATTTCCGAACGACTATGTGATCGTTACTTCCTATCTAAGGACTGACAAGAATAGATTAGCGTTCACACATGATGTGTTTTCCAAATCTACAAAGAAATTGATCCTTTCTTGTCTGGCACATGGACTTTTTATGGATCTAAAAAGAAAGAGACCTTATCAATTTACAGAAGCAGAAATGGAGAAGGTGTTTCGCACAAAAACCACCCCGATTTTTTGA
- a CDS encoding alpha/beta hydrolase, whose protein sequence is MLWQKFEGVAARALLSLPNPILRVFGKDIKRGRTLDPKIRAALVLAKIKPKPEHLPPLKARALFRDIMTLFDLEKIELPRVEDFTIPGTKGRIRVRLYSSNQGSTLEPCLLYFHGGGFVIGDLDSHDPPLRFLAKTSGHAILAVDYGLAPESQYPSSWEDAFSAYKWIKENGKALGLDPKKIAVGGDSAGGNLAISISTQAKKEKLPLPLFQILIYPWIDLTQERKSVEEFADGYALTRDLLRYFKKHSLPNSKDWKDPRVTPFLQASLAHSPQTYMVIAGFDPLQDEGLAYADLLKKAKIPLELKVYENLIHGFFNLGRGIPKAKEALYDIAGWIEKGFSKK, encoded by the coding sequence GTGCTCTGGCAAAAGTTTGAAGGAGTAGCAGCGAGGGCATTACTTTCTTTACCGAACCCGATACTTAGAGTTTTCGGAAAGGATATAAAACGCGGCAGGACCTTGGATCCCAAGATCCGCGCCGCATTGGTCCTGGCAAAGATCAAACCGAAACCGGAGCATCTTCCTCCATTAAAGGCGAGAGCTCTCTTTAGGGACATCATGACTCTATTCGACTTGGAGAAGATCGAACTTCCCCGAGTAGAGGACTTTACCATTCCTGGAACAAAAGGACGTATTAGAGTAAGATTATATTCCTCCAACCAAGGTTCAACCTTAGAACCATGCCTTCTTTATTTTCATGGAGGAGGTTTTGTAATCGGGGATCTGGACTCTCATGATCCTCCTCTCAGATTTCTTGCAAAGACCTCCGGTCATGCAATACTCGCAGTGGATTACGGATTAGCACCCGAATCGCAATATCCTTCTTCTTGGGAAGACGCTTTCTCGGCATACAAATGGATCAAGGAAAATGGAAAGGCACTCGGGCTCGATCCAAAAAAGATCGCAGTCGGAGGAGACTCTGCCGGAGGAAATTTAGCGATCTCCATTTCGACCCAAGCCAAAAAAGAAAAACTTCCCCTTCCTCTATTCCAAATTTTGATCTATCCTTGGATCGATCTAACACAAGAAAGAAAAAGTGTGGAAGAGTTTGCCGACGGTTATGCTCTCACTAGAGATCTATTACGTTATTTTAAAAAACATAGTTTGCCGAATTCCAAGGATTGGAAGGATCCGAGGGTCACACCATTTCTGCAGGCTTCCTTGGCTCATTCCCCCCAAACCTATATGGTGATCGCAGGTTTCGATCCTTTACAGGACGAAGGCCTTGCTTATGCAGATCTATTAAAGAAGGCAAAAATTCCCTTAGAATTGAAGGTTTATGAAAACTTAATACATGGGTTCTTTAATCTTGGGAGAGGAATTCCAAAAGCTAAAGAAGCGCTGTATGATATTGCAGGCTGGATAGAGAAGGGATTCTCTAAAAAATAG
- a CDS encoding NuoI/complex I 23 kDa subunit family protein — protein MGTVNVINVAKKHKLAWYQKLYSYSIGKGLWITLKHFIKAAFLRGAVTLEFPEKRRKYSTRFRGMHTMKRDEQGRERCTSCFCCMWICPADAIKIEAGHVTPEIQHLHPEDKYAKKFEIDLLRCIFCGMCEEACPKGAIYLDGPAEMAADNREDLILTKERMMQKAGGPILGERV, from the coding sequence TTGGGAACCGTTAACGTAATCAACGTAGCCAAAAAGCATAAGCTGGCTTGGTATCAAAAATTATATTCTTATTCTATCGGAAAGGGTCTTTGGATCACTCTGAAGCACTTTATAAAAGCTGCATTCTTGAGGGGAGCAGTGACTCTAGAGTTTCCTGAAAAGAGAAGAAAATACTCCACTCGTTTCCGCGGAATGCATACCATGAAAAGGGATGAGCAGGGGAGAGAAAGATGCACTAGCTGTTTTTGCTGTATGTGGATCTGTCCTGCTGATGCAATCAAGATCGAAGCGGGTCATGTGACTCCTGAGATCCAGCATCTTCATCCGGAAGATAAGTATGCAAAGAAATTCGAGATAGATCTTCTCCGTTGCATATTTTGCGGAATGTGCGAGGAAGCTTGTCCAAAGGGAGCGATTTACTTGGACGGGCCGGCTGAGATGGCCGCAGACAATCGAGAGGACTTGATCCTCACGAAAGAAAGAATGATGCAAAAGGCCGGTGGCCCTATCTTAGGCGAGCGGGTTTAA
- the lsa26 gene encoding surface adhesion protein Lsa26, whose amino-acid sequence MSPRKFFAFVIFTQLFFFSTSLFSLGTYSEGWTVAKLTQFESSGIIYESYEGVIEVTVYDPAEECDMARDECFAPVRKKVQVSVRPENADVVNFLSKNLNQTILIQFNIHRIKPVALSTSIEIVDAQYQDSKLPHTSPVKDPSGRITVWVTAHDTATPIDKMTSRKTGGKRNFSVTGRILSLEYKGTMVGTYEGIYLDESRGKVHPFSITSEEMAEFAWKAMKYSGRYFLGVSVAFVVGVRESNYDIFEINFREPAGTQSK is encoded by the coding sequence ATGAGCCCAAGAAAGTTTTTTGCATTTGTAATCTTTACACAGCTTTTCTTTTTTTCGACTTCCCTGTTTTCCTTGGGCACATATTCGGAAGGATGGACTGTCGCTAAACTAACCCAGTTTGAGAGTAGTGGGATCATCTACGAATCTTACGAAGGGGTCATAGAAGTGACTGTTTACGACCCTGCGGAAGAATGTGACATGGCCAGGGACGAGTGCTTTGCTCCAGTGCGAAAGAAAGTGCAGGTCAGCGTTCGGCCAGAAAACGCGGATGTGGTAAATTTCTTAAGCAAGAACCTGAACCAAACTATTTTAATACAATTTAATATACATAGGATCAAACCTGTGGCGCTTTCTACGAGTATTGAGATCGTAGACGCTCAATACCAAGATAGCAAACTCCCGCATACATCACCCGTAAAAGATCCGAGTGGTAGGATCACAGTCTGGGTAACGGCCCACGATACTGCGACACCGATCGACAAAATGACCAGCCGTAAAACTGGAGGAAAACGAAACTTTTCCGTCACCGGTAGAATTCTCAGCTTAGAATACAAAGGCACAATGGTCGGAACGTACGAAGGCATCTACTTGGACGAATCCAGAGGAAAAGTACATCCCTTTTCTATTACATCCGAAGAAATGGCTGAATTCGCCTGGAAAGCAATGAAATACAGTGGAAGATACTTTCTAGGGGTTTCCGTTGCATTCGTAGTCGGAGTTCGAGAATCCAACTACGATATCTTTGAGATCAATTTCAGAGAACCTGCGGGAACTCAGTCGAAGTAG
- a CDS encoding DUF433 domain-containing protein, producing the protein MEINTELVDRITAHPSVCGGKPVIRGTSIRVLEILDMIFLGFGCPEIIREYPELTVTDIQACLEYATQRLHSPILDRATKELEDIEKENSKLKAS; encoded by the coding sequence ATGGAAATAAATACGGAACTAGTCGATCGAATAACGGCTCATCCTTCCGTCTGCGGAGGAAAACCGGTTATCCGTGGGACCTCGATTCGAGTTTTAGAAATATTGGATATGATCTTCTTAGGATTTGGATGTCCGGAGATCATTAGAGAATATCCAGAGCTCACTGTAACAGATATTCAGGCCTGTTTGGAATATGCCACTCAGCGCTTGCATTCTCCGATCTTGGATCGGGCTACAAAAGAGTTAGAGGATATAGAAAAGGAAAATTCTAAACTGAAAGCTTCTTAA
- the rsx gene encoding LIMLP_03685 family anti-sigma factor — MSLNTEQAKNFEELLESYISGEIDSAGKKKLLEYVLQDPDKADEYRQITRIQAQIRNSIVQASDQDLQPHYTSPKKVIFLPKSVLIVSAAALILLSIGFYIARNPFGNQEPANIFTQSYGNCTSDGKKLEAGEDISGKEIQSGKFSVCDIQLEGRKSITIRALPETDFVANHSDKEVHLSIGYGRLLLDSQGPKNSENVYITAKDFKLTLEGTKVSLHRGRSNNSVSVQVLEGRVRLESGVALFWDSISSVVSKGEMELLQQEYPNLFDKQQVTIEAGQQIAWQGLASARIEGLKKIEETIRVGKRVNPDVEVDEILIKSIKSQVDALPKAGIQIVPVELKNSLKQILPNEKAELEKKFATMVRFPPKDLKERELLMNLVKKIDKSSTIELLKERNQPQEIRVLHMKDGTSETGYIYQQDNFYIILKPEGNLIIPVEAVEKIEYEY; from the coding sequence ATGTCGTTGAATACAGAACAGGCGAAAAATTTCGAAGAACTTCTGGAATCTTATATTTCCGGCGAGATCGATTCAGCTGGAAAGAAGAAGCTATTGGAGTACGTACTCCAAGATCCTGATAAGGCCGATGAATATCGTCAGATTACTCGTATCCAAGCGCAGATCCGAAACTCTATCGTGCAGGCTTCGGATCAAGACCTTCAACCTCATTATACATCTCCGAAAAAGGTTATATTCTTACCTAAGTCAGTGCTGATTGTTAGCGCTGCAGCATTAATCTTATTATCCATAGGCTTCTATATTGCCAGAAATCCTTTCGGTAACCAAGAGCCTGCAAATATATTCACTCAGTCTTATGGCAATTGTACTTCTGATGGAAAAAAACTAGAAGCAGGAGAGGATATTTCCGGCAAAGAAATTCAATCCGGAAAATTCTCAGTCTGTGATATCCAATTAGAAGGAAGAAAGAGCATCACTATCAGAGCATTGCCTGAAACGGATTTTGTTGCGAACCATAGTGATAAAGAAGTTCATCTCAGTATCGGTTACGGAAGACTTCTTTTGGACAGCCAGGGTCCTAAGAACTCTGAGAATGTTTATATCACAGCTAAAGATTTTAAATTAACTTTAGAAGGTACTAAGGTTTCTCTACACCGGGGCCGCTCTAATAACTCAGTCTCTGTTCAAGTCTTGGAAGGAAGAGTTAGACTCGAATCAGGAGTCGCATTGTTTTGGGATTCTATTTCTTCTGTTGTTAGCAAGGGAGAGATGGAACTTCTCCAACAAGAATATCCGAATCTATTCGATAAACAACAGGTTACAATCGAAGCAGGACAGCAGATCGCTTGGCAGGGTCTTGCAAGTGCAAGGATAGAAGGGCTTAAGAAGATCGAAGAAACAATCCGCGTAGGAAAGAGAGTAAATCCTGACGTCGAGGTTGATGAGATATTGATTAAGAGCATCAAGTCTCAGGTAGACGCGCTTCCTAAGGCGGGAATCCAAATCGTTCCTGTCGAATTGAAGAATTCTCTTAAACAAATCCTTCCGAATGAAAAAGCGGAACTGGAGAAAAAGTTTGCGACCATGGTTCGCTTTCCTCCTAAGGATTTGAAAGAAAGAGAACTTCTGATGAATCTAGTTAAGAAGATCGATAAGAGCTCTACGATAGAATTATTAAAGGAAAGAAATCAGCCTCAAGAAATTCGGGTGCTTCATATGAAAGATGGCACATCCGAAACAGGTTATATCTACCAACAGGACAATTTCTATATTATCCTAAAACCTGAAGGAAATCTGATCATTCCGGTCGAAGCTGTCGAAAAGATAGAATACGAGTATTAA
- a CDS encoding MarR family winged helix-turn-helix transcriptional regulator: MKPEFIIHLLSRTRDRIQKHLSAEFQKQGIQDLVPAHGGVLFALGKDGPLTMSELAKWLDRTNSTITALLDKMEETGYIKRSKPYEDERVTSAELTEKGKGALDLVQKASRATLLRINKDLDQKERDEFFRILTKIYSNFE; encoded by the coding sequence ATGAAACCCGAGTTCATCATCCATTTGCTGTCCAGGACCAGAGACCGGATCCAAAAGCATTTATCTGCCGAGTTTCAGAAGCAGGGGATTCAGGATCTTGTCCCTGCACATGGAGGAGTTCTGTTCGCCTTAGGAAAAGACGGTCCTCTTACTATGAGTGAACTTGCAAAATGGCTCGATAGAACCAATTCCACAATCACAGCCTTGTTAGATAAGATGGAAGAAACAGGCTATATTAAGCGATCCAAGCCTTATGAAGATGAAAGAGTTACTTCCGCGGAGCTAACCGAAAAGGGAAAGGGAGCCTTGGATCTAGTCCAAAAAGCCTCTAGAGCTACACTTCTTCGAATTAACAAAGACTTGGATCAGAAAGAAAGAGACGAGTTCTTTCGTATTCTAACCAAAATCTATTCCAACTTCGAGTAA
- a CDS encoding TetR/AcrR family transcriptional regulator yields the protein MLVKKDTIQPEDSAKERILKAASKLFYSKGYPNTGINEILEEAGAFKKSLYIHFPSKKDLGKAYLKDQEDSILGLAKRVMVREKKYSNFIKAWMKVLRRGLRSSYQYGCPYANLSNQTHDEPELSEFVKLALDRWVFEFENYIQNAEMNSKKKLSAEEAREISERLLFYYQGALQLFGMSGDMKYLYRLEKELLSLDPFV from the coding sequence ATGTTAGTGAAGAAGGATACCATCCAGCCGGAAGATTCTGCAAAAGAACGGATATTGAAGGCCGCCTCCAAACTCTTTTACTCCAAGGGTTATCCCAATACTGGAATCAATGAGATCTTAGAAGAGGCAGGAGCTTTTAAGAAAAGTCTGTATATTCATTTTCCTTCTAAGAAGGATTTGGGTAAGGCTTACCTGAAGGACCAAGAAGATTCTATCCTGGGCCTCGCCAAGAGGGTGATGGTCCGCGAAAAGAAATATTCCAATTTTATAAAGGCTTGGATGAAGGTGCTACGTAGGGGATTGCGAAGTTCCTATCAGTACGGTTGTCCTTATGCAAATCTTTCCAATCAAACTCATGATGAGCCTGAACTTTCAGAATTCGTAAAGTTAGCCTTGGATCGATGGGTCTTTGAATTCGAAAATTATATACAGAATGCAGAGATGAATTCTAAGAAGAAGTTAAGCGCAGAAGAGGCTCGAGAAATTTCAGAAAGGTTATTGTTCTACTACCAAGGAGCCTTGCAGCTTTTCGGTATGTCGGGGGACATGAAGTACCTTTATCGCTTGGAAAAGGAATTACTCTCTTTAGACCCTTTCGTATAA
- a CDS encoding flavin-containing monooxygenase, whose protein sequence is MQELPRVCVIGAGSSGITVCKSLQDKGIPYDCYEKGSDVGGNWRYKNDNGLSNIYKSLHINTHRDRMEYKDYPMPTWYADYPNHEPIQKYFTDYTEHFGLRKNIKFKNGVAKVEPQEDGTYLVISEKGEKNFYDAVIVANGHHWSPRWPEPDFPGKFNGKIIHSHDYVDPQHPIDLVGKKVVVLGMGNSAMDISVELSRPGVAKKVILSSRRGAWVIPNYLFGKPLDKSTEMIPPGTPFWIKQLLFGIMLKIGVGKMEDFGLPKPDHKPGEAHPTISQDILVRLGRGDIKYKPVIQEYNGSKVKFSDGSEEEIDAIIYCTGYNVKFPFFHSDFISAPDNYLPLFHRTFKPGLKNLFFVGLYQPLGAIMPLAEFQGKWLAEYLTGNYLLPNNSEMQTQIKDYETKMKKRYVASARHTMQVDYEDFLYYMQKELKAGKKRASKTSNSLPIEAKAKYKQTSKSGSNGHKNEVRKTKKRALAKV, encoded by the coding sequence ATGCAAGAGTTACCAAGAGTATGCGTGATCGGCGCAGGCTCGAGCGGAATCACTGTTTGTAAATCTTTGCAGGACAAGGGCATCCCTTACGACTGTTACGAGAAAGGAAGTGATGTAGGCGGGAATTGGAGATATAAAAACGATAACGGTCTAAGCAATATATACAAGTCCTTACATATCAATACTCATAGAGATAGAATGGAATATAAGGATTATCCGATGCCGACTTGGTATGCGGATTATCCAAACCATGAGCCGATCCAAAAATATTTCACGGATTACACGGAACATTTTGGACTTCGAAAAAATATCAAATTCAAGAACGGTGTCGCAAAAGTAGAACCTCAAGAAGATGGAACTTATCTAGTGATCAGCGAGAAAGGAGAAAAAAACTTCTACGATGCTGTGATCGTAGCGAATGGACACCATTGGTCTCCTCGTTGGCCTGAACCTGATTTTCCAGGTAAATTTAACGGAAAGATAATACACTCACACGACTATGTGGACCCGCAACATCCAATCGATTTAGTAGGAAAGAAAGTCGTAGTACTCGGAATGGGAAACAGCGCCATGGATATTTCCGTGGAGCTTAGTCGTCCGGGAGTCGCAAAGAAAGTTATCTTAAGTTCCAGAAGAGGAGCTTGGGTGATCCCGAATTATCTTTTCGGAAAGCCTCTCGACAAATCTACTGAGATGATCCCTCCAGGAACTCCATTCTGGATCAAACAACTTCTATTCGGAATCATGCTGAAGATAGGAGTGGGCAAGATGGAAGATTTCGGACTGCCAAAGCCTGATCATAAGCCTGGAGAGGCACATCCTACAATCTCTCAAGATATCTTGGTTCGTTTGGGAAGGGGAGATATCAAATACAAACCGGTCATCCAGGAATATAATGGAAGCAAGGTCAAGTTCTCTGACGGTTCCGAAGAAGAGATCGATGCGATCATCTATTGCACAGGATACAATGTAAAATTTCCTTTCTTTCATTCTGATTTCATTTCAGCACCGGATAATTATCTGCCTTTATTCCATAGGACTTTCAAACCAGGATTAAAGAATCTTTTCTTTGTTGGGTTGTATCAACCTCTGGGGGCAATCATGCCTCTTGCAGAATTCCAGGGCAAATGGCTGGCAGAATATCTTACTGGGAACTATTTACTTCCTAATAATTCCGAGATGCAAACGCAGATCAAAGATTATGAAACGAAAATGAAGAAACGTTATGTGGCTTCTGCAAGACATACGATGCAAGTCGACTACGAAGACTTTTTGTATTATATGCAAAAAGAATTAAAAGCAGGAAAGAAACGAGCATCTAAAACTTCTAATTCTCTACCGATCGAGGCAAAGGCAAAGTACAAGCAAACCTCTAAGTCGGGTTCCAATGGACACAAGAATGAAGTAAGGAAAACCAAGAAGCGTGCTCTGGCAAAAGTTTGA